From the genome of Spirosomataceae bacterium TFI 002, one region includes:
- a CDS encoding Na+/H+-dicarboxylate symporter produces the protein MKKLALHWQIIIGMVLGLLFGWIFIQFDWGQQFVQDWIKPFGTLFINSLKLIAIPLIVASLIKGVSDLNDIRQLSKMGTRTIGLYLLSTVIAITIGLFLVNIINPGGFIEESTRVEMMSSFAGEADSRITSADATKGRGPLSALVDIIPDNIIGAASNNGNMLQIIFFVVFFGIGMILIEPKKAEPVKNFFDGLNEVILKMIDVIMLFAPYGVFALLATLIAEAPSTDVFIALGAYALTVILGLGILIGLVYPSVVKIFTSMSFKDFFNGISPAQLLAFSTSSSAATLPVTMERVEEHLGVQKDVTAFVCPVGATINMDGTSLYQGVAAVFIAQVFGNDLTIGDQLAIVLTATLASIGTAAVPGAGVLMLVIVLESIGVNPAGIALIFAVDRPLDMLRTVVNVTSDSTVAILVAKSLGKLGKPHVKNWDDHYQKSEA, from the coding sequence ATGAAAAAACTCGCCTTACACTGGCAGATAATTATTGGAATGGTATTGGGTTTACTATTCGGATGGATTTTTATTCAATTCGATTGGGGACAGCAATTCGTTCAAGATTGGATTAAGCCTTTTGGAACATTATTTATTAACTCACTTAAGTTAATAGCAATTCCATTGATCGTTGCATCTCTGATAAAGGGTGTCTCGGACCTCAATGATATCCGTCAACTCTCAAAAATGGGGACGAGGACAATAGGTTTATACTTGCTCTCTACAGTTATAGCGATAACAATCGGATTATTTCTAGTAAATATTATCAATCCAGGTGGGTTTATTGAAGAAAGTACAAGGGTAGAGATGATGTCGAGTTTTGCTGGTGAAGCAGATTCGAGAATTACTAGTGCCGACGCCACAAAGGGTAGAGGCCCTCTGAGTGCATTGGTGGATATTATACCTGATAATATCATCGGTGCTGCGAGCAATAATGGTAACATGCTCCAGATCATCTTCTTTGTGGTCTTTTTTGGAATTGGGATGATTTTGATTGAGCCTAAAAAAGCAGAGCCAGTTAAGAACTTTTTCGATGGTCTCAATGAAGTTATTTTGAAAATGATTGACGTAATAATGCTATTTGCTCCTTATGGTGTATTTGCATTATTGGCAACTTTAATAGCTGAAGCACCTTCCACTGACGTATTTATTGCCCTTGGAGCATATGCCTTGACAGTAATACTAGGACTTGGAATCTTGATTGGGCTTGTTTATCCTAGTGTTGTGAAGATATTCACAAGTATGAGTTTTAAGGACTTCTTTAATGGGATTTCTCCAGCTCAACTCTTAGCTTTTTCTACAAGTTCTAGTGCTGCGACTTTGCCAGTTACTATGGAAAGAGTAGAAGAGCATCTTGGAGTTCAAAAAGATGTTACGGCTTTTGTTTGTCCAGTAGGTGCTACTATAAATATGGATGGTACCAGCCTTTATCAAGGTGTGGCAGCAGTTTTTATTGCACAAGTGTTTGGAAATGACTTAACAATAGGGGACCAATTAGCCATAGTTCTTACAGCGACTTTGGCATCTATAGGTACTGCTGCTGTTCCTGGTGCTGGTGTTTTGATGCTCGTGATTGTACTTGAATCCATTGGTGTTAATCCGGCAGGAATTGCCTTGATTTTCGCTGTAGATAGACCATTAGATATGCTACGTACAGTTGTTAATGTTACAAGTGATTCTACTGTCGCAATATTGGTTGCCAAAAGTTTAGGGAAATTAGGCAAACCTCATGTTAAAAATTGGGACGACCACTATCAAAAATCAGAAGCGTGA
- a CDS encoding topoisomerase-4 subunit B, producing the protein MSEQKEVRYDEESIRSLDWKEHIRLRPGMYIGKLGDGTSPDDGIYVLLKEVVDNCIDEFAMGYGKSIEISMVEGKVRVRDYGRGIPLGKVVDVVSKINTGAKYDSKAFQKSVGLNGVGTKAVNALSSYFKVQAYREGKSAWAEFDQGVVTAEGSDETTQEKNGTLIEFIPDQTIFKKYHYIPQYVENMIWNYCYLNAGLALNFNKKKFISQNGLLDLLGRKTDETAVRYPIIHLKGEDIEMALTHGNQYGEEYYSFVNGQNTTQGGTHLSAFKEAIVKAVREHFGKDYAAEDIRASIIGAISIRVQEPVFESQTKTKLGSINISPEDNSQTVRTFVNDFIKEKLDNFLHMNTATKDALKKRIEQSERERKELAGVKKLANERAKKANLHNKKLRDCKVHLTDEKDEGRLDTMLFITEGDSASGSITKARDPMKQAVFSLRGKPLNCFGLSKKIVYENEEFNLLQHALNIEDGIENLRYNQIIIATDADVDGSHIRLLLLTFFLQFFPDVVREGHLFILQTPLFRVRNKKETFYCYSDTEKQEAMAKLGGKPEITRFKGLGEISPSEFEGFIGKDIRLDPVILEKEGIIAKILGYYMGKNTPERQKFIIENLKVEKDIVEEKEIVLEDA; encoded by the coding sequence ATGTCCGAACAAAAAGAAGTCCGTTATGACGAAGAAAGTATCAGATCACTTGACTGGAAAGAGCACATTCGCCTTAGGCCGGGAATGTACATTGGAAAGCTAGGAGATGGCACTTCACCCGATGATGGTATATATGTATTATTAAAAGAAGTAGTCGACAATTGTATCGACGAATTCGCCATGGGATACGGGAAAAGTATTGAGATTTCTATGGTTGAAGGAAAGGTTCGAGTCAGAGATTATGGTAGAGGTATTCCACTTGGAAAGGTTGTAGACGTTGTTTCTAAGATAAATACAGGGGCAAAATACGATAGCAAGGCATTTCAAAAATCCGTTGGGCTTAATGGAGTGGGAACAAAAGCAGTAAATGCACTTTCGTCATACTTTAAGGTTCAGGCATATAGAGAAGGTAAGTCTGCTTGGGCGGAGTTTGATCAAGGGGTAGTTACTGCTGAAGGTAGTGATGAAACTACTCAAGAAAAGAATGGTACCTTGATTGAGTTTATTCCAGATCAAACCATTTTCAAAAAGTACCATTATATTCCCCAATATGTGGAAAATATGATATGGAACTATTGTTATTTGAATGCAGGTCTGGCATTAAATTTCAATAAGAAAAAATTTATTTCACAGAATGGACTTTTGGACCTTTTGGGAAGAAAGACAGATGAGACTGCAGTGAGGTATCCAATTATTCATCTCAAAGGTGAGGATATCGAAATGGCACTTACGCATGGGAATCAGTATGGTGAAGAGTATTACTCCTTCGTAAATGGTCAAAACACAACCCAAGGTGGAACTCACCTATCTGCTTTTAAGGAAGCAATTGTAAAGGCTGTAAGAGAGCATTTTGGTAAAGATTATGCTGCTGAGGATATTCGAGCTTCTATTATAGGTGCTATTTCAATACGTGTTCAGGAGCCTGTTTTTGAGTCACAAACTAAAACAAAGCTAGGTTCTATAAATATATCGCCAGAAGATAACTCACAAACGGTTCGAACTTTTGTGAATGATTTTATCAAAGAAAAACTTGATAACTTCCTTCACATGAACACTGCGACCAAGGACGCACTTAAGAAAAGAATAGAGCAAAGTGAAAGGGAAAGAAAAGAGCTGGCGGGTGTAAAAAAACTTGCTAATGAACGTGCGAAGAAGGCAAACTTGCACAACAAGAAGCTTCGCGATTGTAAGGTCCATTTAACAGATGAAAAGGATGAAGGAAGGTTAGATACCATGCTTTTTATTACAGAAGGAGACTCTGCAAGTGGATCTATTACCAAGGCCAGAGACCCTATGAAGCAAGCTGTGTTTAGTTTGAGAGGAAAGCCGCTTAATTGTTTTGGTCTTTCAAAAAAGATCGTTTATGAAAATGAGGAATTCAATTTATTACAACATGCTCTTAATATAGAAGATGGTATTGAGAATTTGAGATATAATCAAATCATCATTGCAACTGATGCCGATGTAGATGGATCTCACATTCGTTTGTTGTTGCTCACCTTCTTTTTGCAATTTTTCCCTGATGTTGTTCGTGAAGGTCACTTGTTTATTTTGCAAACACCATTATTTAGGGTAAGGAATAAAAAAGAAACCTTCTATTGTTACTCTGATACTGAAAAACAAGAAGCAATGGCCAAATTAGGAGGAAAGCCTGAGATTACCCGATTTAAAGGTTTGGGAGAAATCTCACCTTCGGAGTTTGAAGGTTTTATTGGAAAAGATATTCGTTTGGACCCTGTGATATTAGAAAAAGAAGGTATTATTGCCAAAATATTGGGATACTATATGGGTAAAAATACTCCTGAGCGTCAGAAGTTCATCATTGAGAACCTCAAAGTTGAAAAAGATATAGTAGAAGAAAAAGAAATAGTATTGGAGGACGCTTAA